TGAATGGTATTAGATACCAATTACGTGACCTAAACAGACAATGATATATCCGATACCGCCGATGATAACAACACCAATTGCTGAAATCTTAGCTAATTCGAGGTATTCTTTTCCATCAGGTTTTCTTGATACTTTTAATACTCTTTTGCTGTCTTTAATAAACTTATTGAAACTTTCTTGTACATTCATTTAAATAACCCAAAATAAAATTAAATTATAATAAAATAATAGTAATAAGATAATTTTTAACTTAAACATTAATAAATGTTTGCATTAGACAAAAAAAATTAAAAGATAGAATTAGAAAATTCCATCAATAAAATCATCTAATTCATCGCTAGCAGGTTCAGATTGTTCTTTTTCTTCAGCATATTCGATATCTGAAGTTTTACCTGCATTGTAATTAGGTTCAATGCCTGAAACAACCACTGTGGTTCTAACAGTATTTTGGAGACTTTCATCAATTTGAGTACCCCAAATAATGTTTGCTTCAGGATCCAATTTATCGGCAACAACCTGAACAATTTTTTCAGCTTCATGTAATGTTAAGTCAGAACTACCAGATATGTTGACCAATGCACCGGTTGCATTTGAAATGTCGATATCTAATAATGGGCTGCTTAATGCTTCATGTACTGATTCTAAAGCTCTGTCGCCAGTATCGGATTCACCCATACCAATCATAGCCATTCCAGAACCACTCATAATGCTTCTAATGTCAGCAAAGTCTAAACTTACAAGACCTTTCTTAGTGATTAGTTCAGTGATTCCCTTAACAGCTCTTCCTAAGATTTCGTCAGAAACCATGAATGCTTTGTTTAATGGTAAGTTTGGTGCGACTTCTAATAATTTATCATTTGGTATAATAATTACGGTATCAGCAGCATCTTGGAGTTTTTCTAAACCTTGTTCTGCGTTTTCTCTTCTTTTGATACCTTCAGCAGAAAATGGCATAGTAGCAACAGCAACGGTTAATGCTCCTAATTTTTTAGCAATTTTAGCAATGATTGGAGCTGAACCTGTACCTGTTCCACCACCAAGACCACAGGTAACGAATACCATGTCTGATCCTTCTAATTCATCTCTGATTTCATCTTCACTTTCTTCAGCGCATTCCTCACCGACAGATGGGTCTCCACCTGCACCTAATCCTTTAGAGGTTTGTCTACCTAAAAGAACTTTTTTAGCGGATTGGCTGTAAAATAAATCTTGAGCATCAGTATTTACTGCAATAGTTGTTGCGCCTTCGATACCCATTTCGTTTAATCTTGAAATAGTGTTGTTTCCTGCTCCACCAGCACCAACAACAAATATATTAGTTTTAACACCTTTCATAATCTCTGTAAGCTCATCATCGATGTCTGAAGAGAGCTTATTTGGTGTATTCTCTTCCATTCTTTGTTCTGATTCTTTGATTGCATCATCTATAAATTTCACAAATTAACCCCACTTACTCTGCTATATAATAAATATTATGAATATTTCTATTGTAACTAATATTTAAATTAAACTCATATATAAATTTTTAAGAAACATATCTTGACAAATGAATATAATTTAGTCTCTTGGCATTGCAATAATTTCGTGGAATTGTAGCTTGAACAGGTCCTTAGCATTGACAGGAGTTAAAATAACTGCTGTGTCGACACCATGGCCCCTTCCGCCGATAGCTATAATCTCTTCACCGACAGGAATCAGACCCGCATCTGCGGCCATTATTGAAATTTCAGCTGCAACCTTAACACCATGTGAAAACATTCTTAATGTGTCTGCAACAACATCCAATGGGGAGTATCCTCCATATTTGTTGGTAACTCCTCTTGCAGCGCCACTGAATGCATGGCTTCCGAGATATGTCTTGATTCCAACCTTTTCAAGTTTAGCGACCATGTCCTCGGAGATGTCTGACTCGTTCGGTCCGCTGAATCCCATATGGTGGGTCACGTTGATTATTTCAATGTCTCCATCAATGGCTTCATATAGCTTCAATGCTGATGCTCCTGAAGAAGAAGCGATTAAAATTCTTTTTATGCCTGGAGATGCATCCAACTTGTCTTTAACAGCCATTATCAATTCATCAGTGTAGTCCTCACCCTCTTTGTCGAAATATGTAATAAACTTTCTTGCCATGTAATCATCCCTAATAGATAAATATATTAAAAATCTACTATGTTATATTATATATTAAATTATTTTTATTAAAGATTTTTATGAAAACCGACGAAGTTAAAAATATCAAGCATGTGATAAATGGGAATCATATTGTAATTCCCATTGAAACAGGATACATCAAGCCAAATGATAATTTGAACTCCATCATTGATCCGGCAAAGGAAATAATGGAAGATGGAGATTATCTGGTAATCGCCGAGACCCCAATTTCCGTTTCACAGGGAAGGCTGATTGATGAGGCCGAATACACCCCCTCATTAACCGCGAAATTCCTGACAACAGTTTGGAGCAAGTACCTGTGGGGCTACGTTTTTGGACCTGCCCTGAAAATCAAGGAAAGGACCATCAAGAACCTGAGAAGACTTCCCAAAGAAACCGAAGCCCACAAGGAAGTGGTTCTTCAGCTATATGGCCTTAAACATGCATTGAAACCTGCTTCGGAAGCGGGAATTGACTTGAGCAACGCCCCTGGAACCTGCGTTTCCCTTCTTCCCGAAAATCCTGAGAAGGTTGCAAAGGATATCAAAAGGGAAATCGGAAAGGATGTCTGCGTGATGATCATTGACACCGATGCGACCTACATGAAAAACGGAAAGTACTTCACAGGCCTTCCGATAGCCATCGAAGGCATTGACGCCGACAATGGATTTTTCGGATATGTCAAGGGCCAGCTGTCCGAAAACATGGGCTCAACACCATTGGGATGCAGTGAAAAGATGGACGTTGAAACCGCACTGAAAATAGCCAACATCGCAGAGGACTATCAGAAATTACTTTCAACCGAGATGAAAACAATACATAGTGTCAAGGCCGTTTTAGGCTCTGAAATTGATGAAGTGACAATTGAAGACCTTGATTCAATCACCCATACTCCTGCAGTTATTATTAGGGAAATTTAAGGAAGCGCAATTGCCCAATATTGTAAAATAATAATCATTTGAAAGGCATTGCGGCCATTTGAAAGAAAGTTTTATATTCAATAGTTTACATAAAAATATTTGCTTATAACTTAGAATTTATAAGATATTTTTTATATAAAGAATAAGACGGATTGATTGTTGTGAGAGTAGACAGTATTGCTAAATATAGGAATTATTTATTGCCCTTAGCAGATGCCATATCCATTGTTTTAGGGTATTATCTTGTATCAGTACTTATTACAGACTCCTTTTTCATGGAACCGACCAGCGTTGTGACAAGAAATGAGCTTTTGATAAGTATTGTTCTGGCCATAATCGTTTTTCAAATTATATTTAGATTATCAAAAAGGTATTCCAACATCATCCGTTATGAAAACAATCAAGATTATATTTTATACATCGTACTCTCCGTGATATCATCATTAATCGTTTCCCTGATAGAGGAAGTGATTTTGAAGATGGTAAACCCTTCAATCAAGCTTAACCTGATGGTAGGTATAGTCATTGGGGCAATAATGGTTGCATATCGTTTAATCATCAGATATGTCCTCCTGAACGATGTCGTCAACAAGGGAATCATGCCAACCTCAAAGAACAAGAAAAGATTGCTTATTATTGGAGGAGGATATTCCGCCAATGACATCATCAAGACATTGAACCACTCATTGAAAGGAAAATATGAGATAATTGGAATCATTGACGACAATAGGAAACGCATAGGATATTCTGTTGCAGGAGTTAAAATCATCGGTGACAGAAATGACATCATTCCCGTTTGTGAAAACGAAAACATTGACGAGATATTCTTCACAATCGTAAACATTGACAACAAAAACAAGAAGGAAATACTTGAATTATGTAACAAGACCGATGCGAAAGTCAAGGTCCTGCCTAGCCTGAAGGAAATAATCACAAAGGAAAACCTGTTCAGCAGCCTAAGGGACGTTGAAATTGAGGACCTGCTTGGAAGAGACCCTATAGAACTTGACAACCAAAACATCAAGAACCTGATTAATGGAAAGGTTGTTCTGGTTACAGGAGCGGGAGGATCAATCGGTTCCGAGCTGTGCAGACAGATAATGCTCCATAACCCAAAACAAATTGTTTTACTGGACAATTATGAAAACAGCCTTTATGACATTGAATTGGAACTGAAAACATTGCATCCAAACAATGACATACGCGCAATCGTTGCAAACATCAGGGAAAATGAAAGGCTGGAGACCATATTTGAAAGATACTCCCCTGAAATAGTTTTCCATGCAGCGGCACACAAGCATGTTCCATTAATGGAGAACAACCCAACAGAAGCCATTAAAAATAATGTGTTTGGAACATACAATCTTGTAAACTGCTCAGACAAATACGGCGTCAAACGTTTCATACTGATTTCAACAGACAAGGCGGTTAACCCGACCAACATCATGGGCGCAAGCAAAAGGCTGTGTGAAATGGTCATTCAGGCAAAGGATAAGGAAAGCTCAACCGAATATGTTGCCGTCCGTTTCGGAAACGTACTTGGAAGTAACGGATCTGTTGTGCCATTATTCAAAAGACAGATTGCACACGGAGGACCTGTTACAGTAACCCACAAGGAGATTACAAGATTCTTCATGACAATACCTGAGGCCGTGGCCCTTGTTCTTCAGGCAATCACCTACGCCGAAGGTGGGGAAATCTTTGTTCTTGATATGGGAGAGCCTGTTAAAATCTATGATTTGGCAAAAAGCCTTATCGAATTGTCAGGATATACCCTTGGAGAGGATATGGAAATCGAAATCACAGGTATGAGACCTGGAGAAAAGTTATATGAAGAACTCTTGATGAATGAAGAGAACCTTCAAAAGACAAATCACGATAAAATATTCATTACAGAATCCATGGACTTTACCATGGATGACATTGAAGCAAAACTGGACATGTTCAGGGAGCTCTTGAAGGATGAGGGCACAACCAAGGAGCATGTCAAGGAAACAATGAAAGCATGCGTTCCAACATACAAGGAACCTGAAGAAGTTAACGGAGAATAAAACATGAACATTCCATTTTCACCGCCAGACATAAGCGAAGAAGAAATTGAAGAGGTAATCAGCGCTTTGAAATCAGGCTGGATTACTACAGGACCGAAAACCAAAGAATTCGAAAAAAGAATTACCGAATACTGCGGCAGCGACAGGACAGTCTGCCTAAGTGCCGCCACAACCGCTTTGGAAATGACCCTGCGGGTATTGGGCATCGGTGAAGGTGACGAGGTCATTGTTCCTGCATACACTTACACCGCATCATGCAGCGTGATTTACCATGTTGGAGCAACCCCTGTGATGGTTGACAGTCAAATCGACAGACAGGAAATGGATTACTCCAAATTAGATGATGCAATTACCGAAAAGACCAAGGCAATAATCCCCGTTGACCTTGCAGGAATACTGTGCGATTACGATAAGATTTATGATATTATCGAATCCAAGAAGGATTTGTTCAAACCAAACAATGACTTGCAGGAAGCATTCAACAGAATCATTGTTGTTGCCGACTCAGCCCATGGTTTTGGTGCCGTTAGAAACGATAGGAAATCCGGCAGCATTGCCGATTTCACATGTTTTTCATTCCATGCTGTCAAAAACCTGACTACAGCAGAAGGGGGTGCCGTGACCTGGAGAGATCATGATGGCATAGACAGCGAGAAGCTCTATAAGGAATACCAAATCTACTCCCTGCACGGACAAACCAAGGACGCCCTTGAAAAGACCCAGAAAGGATCATGGGAATATGACATTCTAATCCCTGCATACAAGTGCAACATGACAGACATCCAGGCCGGAATCGGGCTTGCGCAACTATCAAGATATGATTCAATGCTTAAAAGAAGGCACGAGATTGTCAGAAGGTATGATGAAGGGTTCAAGGACAGCAAAGTCATTACACCAGTTCATTTCACTGAAAATTCAGCATCTTCGGCTCATTTATACCTGACAAGATTGAACGGCCTCAGTTTAGAGGAAAGAAATGAGATTATCGTGAAGATGGAAGAAGCGGGAATAAGCACAAATGTCCATTACAAGCCACTGCCATTACTGACCGCATATAAAAATTTAGGATTTGACATTGAGGATTATCCGAATGCTTATCACCTGTTCGAGAATGAATTGAGCCTGCCTATATATTCTACCCTAACTGATGAAGAGGTAGATTATATTATCGAAAATCTATTGGATATCTTAAAAGAATATTAAAAATAGTTAGTTATTTATAATACTAAATAAATAACTAATATCAATTTTATTAATTTTATTTTAGGGGAAATTAAATGATTAATAATCCATTAGTTAAAAAATCACTATCACAAATTGTTGAAAAAGAACATGAAGATAATCTTAAAAAAAGATACCGAGAGTATTATGGTGGAGAAACCCCCGAAGGAATTGACAATCTTATTAGGGCATTGGAACTGCCTCAGGAAGACATCCAGTTCATTGCCGACAACATTAGAGAAACCGTAGAAGAGACCATCATCCCAATCATCAACGCATTGGATGAGGGGATTGAAACTGATGAGGAGATAGCCGAGAAAACCGGAATAAAACTCAACATTGTCAGAAAAATATTATATAAACTTTATGACTTAAAAATCGCAAACTACAAAAGAAGCAAAGATCCTGAAACTCAATGGTTCACTTATTCCTGGAAATTCGATAAGGAAGAACTGATCAATCAAATCAACAAGGAATCCGAAAGTGAATTGAAAGCCCTCAACGATCGACTGGCTTATGAGGAAAACAACATGTTTTTCATCTGTCCCGAAGGCCATGTGAGATATAACTTTGATGAAGCTTCCGATGAAGAGTTCTTATGTGTTTGCGGCGAGGAATTGCAATTTCAAGATAATTCAGACATGATTGACCAGCTTAAGGAAAATATTAAAATGGTCGAGAGTGATTTGGACTCATTTAACAAGAGCATCGAATAGATAAAATGGAAATCGAATTGCTTGAAAAGGAGCATACTCCAGAAAATGTTATAGACCACTGCAAGGCAGTTTATAAAAAGGCTATGAAGATAGCTGCTAATTTTAATGATGTGGACGAGGACCTTATACGAAAGGGCGCATTGCTGCATGATATCGGAAGGTCAAGGACACATGGAATAACCCATGCCGTTGAAGGAGTCAAGATTGCCGAGAGATATGGCTATGACGATGATGTCTTGAATATCATTGAAAGGCATATTGGTGCTGGGATTACCGAAAGCGAAGCTGAAAAACTTGGACTTCCAAAGAAATCGTACGTGCCCCAGACACTTGAGGAGAAAATTGTTGCCCATGCCGACAATCTTGTAAGCGGCAGCAGGGAAGTTGATATTGATTTTGTAATAGAAAAATGGAAGAGAACCATTGAAGATAGTGATGACAACATTGAAAGATTGATCAAACTGGATAACGAACTTATAAAAGCTTTTGAGGAGAAACAATGAAGGTAATATGTTCAAGTGAGGAATCCCTATACCGTCCGGAAGCGGTTAGGTGGAGACAAAGAATGGAAATTATGAAACCCCTAGGCGACACTGTCGTTCTGTTGCCATGCAGTATGAAAAAACCTTATTCCAATTCCAAATCCCATCAAAAGTTTAGAAAACTGACAAGGTCCTTCCAGGAGCTTATCGTTACCTCCCCTTTTGGCATTTGCCCTAGGGAACTTGAAAACACCTACCCGATACAGTCATATGACGTCAGCACTACCGGCTCATGGTCAAGCGACGAGATTGAAGAGACCGGAAGACTGGTAGCCAAGTATTGTGAAGGAAAGAATGTTGTTGCAAACCTCGCAGGAGGATATCTTGAATCATGTGAAGCATATATGGATGATTTTGTTAACGTCTGCGTTAATGAGCGTCCGACCTCTCCAGATTCACTTTACAACTTGAGGATGGAGTTGAAAAATCATCAGAGAGTCAACAGGCGTGAAAAAACCTTGCATGAGCTCAAGTCAATTGCCAAATATCAGTTTGGCGAAGGGGGTGAGGAATTCATTCCCGACAATGTCAAGACAAAAGGAATGTACCATAAAAGAATATTGTCGAACGGTACTCAATTGGCATTGTTAAATAAGGATTATGGTTTATTCAGACTTAATTTGCCTGGTGGTGAAATTTTAAAGGATTTGGGAATCCATATTGTCAATATTGATTTCAATCTCCAGACCAATACTGTTTTTGCACCGGGAGTGGAAAATGCAGACCATAACATTATTCCAAACGATGAGGTTGTTATTGTTCATGACGACACCGTTGTAGGTGTCGGCAAGGCTGTGATGACAGGCCGTGAGATGG
Above is a genomic segment from Methanobrevibacter thaueri containing:
- a CDS encoding polysaccharide biosynthesis protein, whose protein sequence is MRVDSIAKYRNYLLPLADAISIVLGYYLVSVLITDSFFMEPTSVVTRNELLISIVLAIIVFQIIFRLSKRYSNIIRYENNQDYILYIVLSVISSLIVSLIEEVILKMVNPSIKLNLMVGIVIGAIMVAYRLIIRYVLLNDVVNKGIMPTSKNKKRLLIIGGGYSANDIIKTLNHSLKGKYEIIGIIDDNRKRIGYSVAGVKIIGDRNDIIPVCENENIDEIFFTIVNIDNKNKKEILELCNKTDAKVKVLPSLKEIITKENLFSSLRDVEIEDLLGRDPIELDNQNIKNLINGKVVLVTGAGGSIGSELCRQIMLHNPKQIVLLDNYENSLYDIELELKTLHPNNDIRAIVANIRENERLETIFERYSPEIVFHAAAHKHVPLMENNPTEAIKNNVFGTYNLVNCSDKYGVKRFILISTDKAVNPTNIMGASKRLCEMVIQAKDKESSTEYVAVRFGNVLGSNGSVVPLFKRQIAHGGPVTVTHKEITRFFMTIPEAVALVLQAITYAEGGEIFVLDMGEPVKIYDLAKSLIELSGYTLGEDMEIEITGMRPGEKLYEELLMNEENLQKTNHDKIFITESMDFTMDDIEAKLDMFRELLKDEGTTKEHVKETMKACVPTYKEPEEVNGE
- a CDS encoding pyruvate kinase alpha/beta domain-containing protein — protein: MARKFITYFDKEGEDYTDELIMAVKDKLDASPGIKRILIASSSGASALKLYEAIDGDIEIINVTHHMGFSGPNESDISEDMVAKLEKVGIKTYLGSHAFSGAARGVTNKYGGYSPLDVVADTLRMFSHGVKVAAEISIMAADAGLIPVGEEIIAIGGRGHGVDTAVILTPVNAKDLFKLQFHEIIAMPRD
- a CDS encoding DUF5591 domain-containing protein; its protein translation is MKVICSSEESLYRPEAVRWRQRMEIMKPLGDTVVLLPCSMKKPYSNSKSHQKFRKLTRSFQELIVTSPFGICPRELENTYPIQSYDVSTTGSWSSDEIEETGRLVAKYCEGKNVVANLAGGYLESCEAYMDDFVNVCVNERPTSPDSLYNLRMELKNHQRVNRREKTLHELKSIAKYQFGEGGEEFIPDNVKTKGMYHKRILSNGTQLALLNKDYGLFRLNLPGGEILKDLGIHIVNIDFNLQTNTVFAPGVENADHNIIPNDEVVIVHDDTVVGVGKAVMTGREMEECDNGIAVKLKHRLKK
- the tfe gene encoding transcription factor E — encoded protein: MRETVEETIIPIINALDEGIETDEEIAEKTGIKLNIVRKILYKLYDLKIANYKRSKDPETQWFTYSWKFDKEELINQINKESESELKALNDRLAYEENNMFFICPEGHVRYNFDEASDEEFLCVCGEELQFQDNSDMIDQLKENIKMVESDLDSFNKSIE
- a CDS encoding protein translocase SEC61 complex subunit gamma; this encodes MNVQESFNKFIKDSKRVLKVSRKPDGKEYLELAKISAIGVVIIGGIGYIIVCLGHVIGI
- a CDS encoding DegT/DnrJ/EryC1/StrS family aminotransferase, whose product is MNIPFSPPDISEEEIEEVISALKSGWITTGPKTKEFEKRITEYCGSDRTVCLSAATTALEMTLRVLGIGEGDEVIVPAYTYTASCSVIYHVGATPVMVDSQIDRQEMDYSKLDDAITEKTKAIIPVDLAGILCDYDKIYDIIESKKDLFKPNNDLQEAFNRIIVVADSAHGFGAVRNDRKSGSIADFTCFSFHAVKNLTTAEGGAVTWRDHDGIDSEKLYKEYQIYSLHGQTKDALEKTQKGSWEYDILIPAYKCNMTDIQAGIGLAQLSRYDSMLKRRHEIVRRYDEGFKDSKVITPVHFTENSASSAHLYLTRLNGLSLEERNEIIVKMEEAGISTNVHYKPLPLLTAYKNLGFDIEDYPNAYHLFENELSLPIYSTLTDEEVDYIIENLLDILKEY
- a CDS encoding TIGR00295 family protein — translated: MEIELLEKEHTPENVIDHCKAVYKKAMKIAANFNDVDEDLIRKGALLHDIGRSRTHGITHAVEGVKIAERYGYDDDVLNIIERHIGAGITESEAEKLGLPKKSYVPQTLEEKIVAHADNLVSGSREVDIDFVIEKWKRTIEDSDDNIERLIKLDNELIKAFEEKQ
- the ftsZ gene encoding cell division protein FtsZ → MKFIDDAIKESEQRMEENTPNKLSSDIDDELTEIMKGVKTNIFVVGAGGAGNNTISRLNEMGIEGATTIAVNTDAQDLFYSQSAKKVLLGRQTSKGLGAGGDPSVGEECAEESEDEIRDELEGSDMVFVTCGLGGGTGTGSAPIIAKIAKKLGALTVAVATMPFSAEGIKRRENAEQGLEKLQDAADTVIIIPNDKLLEVAPNLPLNKAFMVSDEILGRAVKGITELITKKGLVSLDFADIRSIMSGSGMAMIGMGESDTGDRALESVHEALSSPLLDIDISNATGALVNISGSSDLTLHEAEKIVQVVADKLDPEANIIWGTQIDESLQNTVRTTVVVSGIEPNYNAGKTSDIEYAEEKEQSEPASDELDDFIDGIF
- a CDS encoding coenzyme F420-0:L-glutamate ligase, which translates into the protein MKTDEVKNIKHVINGNHIVIPIETGYIKPNDNLNSIIDPAKEIMEDGDYLVIAETPISVSQGRLIDEAEYTPSLTAKFLTTVWSKYLWGYVFGPALKIKERTIKNLRRLPKETEAHKEVVLQLYGLKHALKPASEAGIDLSNAPGTCVSLLPENPEKVAKDIKREIGKDVCVMIIDTDATYMKNGKYFTGLPIAIEGIDADNGFFGYVKGQLSENMGSTPLGCSEKMDVETALKIANIAEDYQKLLSTEMKTIHSVKAVLGSEIDEVTIEDLDSITHTPAVIIREI